A single window of Thermodesulfobacteriota bacterium DNA harbors:
- a CDS encoding SOS response-associated peptidase encodes MCGRFVLFTDGQVLTEQFDAPLPTDLIPRFNIAPTQNIPVVRTSDDGEREIAFLRWGLIPSWAKDPAVGNRLINARSETAWDKPSFRAVFKRHRCLIPANGFYEWQKKERTKQPFFIKMRDERLFAFAGMWDRWRSAAGDAVETCAILTTAANGVLAPIHDRMPVILPASVYEHWLNPEITDPGVLVPLLSPFPDDEMVAYPVSSRVNSPSHDDKDCTAPLQ; translated from the coding sequence ATGTGCGGGCGGTTCGTCCTATTTACGGACGGTCAGGTTCTCACGGAGCAGTTCGACGCTCCGCTTCCGACGGACTTGATTCCCCGGTTCAACATCGCTCCTACGCAAAATATTCCCGTTGTCCGGACTTCCGACGACGGCGAGCGCGAAATCGCATTCTTGAGGTGGGGCCTGATCCCGTCGTGGGCGAAAGACCCGGCAGTCGGGAACCGGTTGATCAACGCCCGTTCCGAAACGGCATGGGATAAACCGTCCTTCCGTGCCGTCTTCAAGCGGCATCGCTGCCTGATCCCGGCCAACGGTTTTTATGAGTGGCAGAAGAAGGAACGCACCAAGCAACCCTTCTTCATCAAGATGCGGGATGAGCGGCTGTTCGCCTTCGCGGGGATGTGGGACCGATGGAGGAGCGCGGCGGGGGATGCCGTCGAAACCTGCGCGATATTAACGACAGCGGCAAACGGCGTCCTCGCCCCGATCCATGACAGGATGCCGGTGATTCTCCCGGCGTCGGTCTATGAACATTGGCTGAATCCGGAAATTACGGATCCGGGGGTGCTTGTGCCGTTGCTGTCCCCGTTCCCGGACGACGAGATGGTCGCCTATCCGGTCAGCTCGAGAGTCAATTCCCCATCGCATGACGATAAGGACTGTACTGCGCCGCTGCAATGA
- a CDS encoding Ig-like domain-containing protein translates to MFQMIRHPVSIVAFLAVFALAACGGGGGAALTPGAPGAPGAPGVPGVTPVADTFQGAGNVTVSVPAPGVLVNDPAGSTVADPGTRATSLGGSVTIAADGGFTYTPPAGQTGVSDTFTYTVAGFAPVTVTITLAGRVVFVNNANPGGDGTQANPFGTLAAAETASAAGDTIFVFAGAGTDVGQDNGITLKTGQKLIGEGVGLTFGVGVVVPAGTAPLISNAAIGAGLNIPVVMLSTGNEVAGFAINAAFSDGVLAPAGTGHSIHNNTLTFDAQNGREGVRLLAVTGTNSVMNNTITGSLRSGIKFANNEDVAGNVVAPAIINASVTMSGNTINGSERDGIRINLDGTGTAVSLVIDNNAIAASTNGGIDIDVLGAAGISASVSGNDVSQSGAAFDFDASTAAGGAGTVCLELANNSNVANNSTFQVQNNGTGTFTFFEIGNDAAAALVPNPAAFTIVPQGTCGI, encoded by the coding sequence ATGTTTCAGATGATAAGGCATCCCGTATCGATAGTTGCGTTTCTTGCCGTCTTTGCCCTCGCCGCCTGCGGCGGCGGAGGAGGGGCAGCGCTTACGCCCGGCGCCCCTGGCGCGCCTGGCGCCCCTGGCGTCCCCGGCGTGACGCCCGTAGCCGACACCTTCCAGGGGGCGGGCAACGTCACTGTCTCGGTCCCTGCCCCGGGCGTGCTCGTAAACGACCCGGCGGGCTCGACCGTGGCCGACCCCGGCACGAGGGCCACCTCGCTGGGGGGCAGCGTCACCATCGCCGCTGACGGGGGCTTCACCTACACCCCGCCCGCCGGACAGACCGGCGTGTCGGACACCTTCACTTACACGGTCGCCGGGTTCGCTCCGGTCACCGTGACCATCACCCTTGCCGGGCGTGTCGTGTTCGTGAACAACGCCAATCCGGGCGGCGACGGCACCCAGGCCAATCCCTTCGGGACCCTCGCCGCGGCCGAGACCGCTTCGGCGGCGGGCGACACCATCTTCGTCTTTGCAGGCGCCGGCACCGACGTCGGGCAGGACAACGGCATAACCCTCAAAACCGGCCAGAAGCTCATCGGCGAGGGCGTCGGCCTTACCTTCGGCGTCGGCGTAGTCGTCCCCGCGGGGACCGCGCCGCTCATCTCGAACGCGGCCATCGGGGCGGGATTGAACATCCCGGTCGTCATGCTCTCCACCGGCAACGAAGTGGCCGGCTTCGCCATAAATGCCGCCTTCTCCGACGGCGTCCTCGCCCCGGCGGGCACGGGCCACAGCATCCACAACAATACCCTCACCTTCGACGCCCAGAACGGCCGGGAGGGTGTGCGGCTCCTGGCGGTCACCGGGACGAACTCCGTGATGAACAACACCATCACCGGCTCGCTCCGGTCCGGCATTAAATTCGCCAACAACGAAGACGTGGCCGGCAATGTCGTTGCGCCCGCCATCATCAACGCCTCGGTGACGATGAGCGGCAACACCATAAACGGCTCGGAGAGGGACGGCATCCGGATCAACCTCGACGGCACGGGCACCGCCGTGTCGCTGGTTATCGACAACAACGCGATCGCCGCCTCGACCAACGGCGGCATCGACATAGACGTCCTCGGCGCGGCGGGCATCTCGGCCTCGGTCTCGGGCAACGACGTATCCCAAAGCGGTGCCGCCTTCGACTTCGACGCCTCCACCGCCGCGGGCGGCGCGGGGACCGTCTGCCTTGAGCTTGCGAACAACTCGAACGTTGCCAACAACTCCACCTTCCAGGTGCAGAACAACGGCACCGGCACATTCACGTTCTTTGAGATCGGAAACGACGCTGCCGCAGCGCTCGTTCCCAATCCTGCTGCCTTCACCATAGTCCCCCAGGGGACCTGCGGGATCTGA
- a CDS encoding tetratricopeptide repeat protein, whose protein sequence is TQTLFSVSCSGDKNARIWGLFFWRTSAETRAFADAMNRLRSAARGEGDSGQDGIWRDFARKAADWRALPSKPPVSEEVRQHRLVAENALREKDFDTAVAEYIDGLESDPLWPEGHFNAALLMGELGYYTEAIRHIQAYVELVPEAPDAQAARDQIVIWKVKAQKMRP, encoded by the coding sequence ACACCCAGACCCTGTTCAGCGTGAGTTGCAGCGGGGATAAGAATGCAAGGATTTGGGGCCTATTCTTCTGGCGGACTTCCGCGGAGACCCGCGCATTCGCCGATGCCATGAATCGACTGCGGTCGGCGGCGCGGGGGGAGGGGGACAGCGGTCAGGACGGCATTTGGCGTGACTTCGCCAGGAAAGCGGCAGACTGGCGGGCATTGCCCTCCAAACCGCCGGTTTCGGAGGAAGTCCGACAGCACAGGTTGGTGGCGGAAAACGCTTTACGTGAAAAAGATTTCGACACCGCCGTGGCGGAGTACATCGACGGTCTCGAATCGGATCCATTGTGGCCTGAAGGCCATTTCAATGCTGCGCTCTTGATGGGCGAGCTCGGCTACTACACCGAAGCGATTCGGCACATTCAGGCATATGTCGAACTGGTGCCGGAGGCGCCCGACGCGCAGGCGGCACGCGACCAGATCGTGATCTGGAAAGTCAAGGCGCAGAAAATGCGTCCATGA